From one Treponema denticola genomic stretch:
- the mutS gene encoding DNA mismatch repair protein MutS: MMRQYLSIKAKYKDEILFFRLGDFYEMFFDEAVEVSRILNLTLTKRNDVPMCGIPYHAAKIYIARLLRAGKKIAICEQVTEPVAGGLTERKVVEVITPGTVAEDDFLEQGSNNYLAAVYCSNKKTEGNSGLDYYAGLAYIDVTTGNFFATSFPKTDFKEQFLKEIGRINPKEILIQQSIQSEFPALKQILSEFPSMMQNFYPDWSFNPDQAEKRLCSSFGTENLKGFLLNTDSPEVPPAGLLLQYLEEISGRDISHISGIKIYAESDFVSLDDSTRKNLELLTNLRDNSPSYSLFESVNYTKTAMGTRLLRRRISYPLRSKKEIDKRLDKVNSLFKDGKASAIIRETLSSILDIERLSGRIAMQKTHGKDLLALKQSLNSVIRMGSLIEEKKLNFLQLSDEEKKLLTEIQNLLENSIDDDCTIALNDGKLIKKGFSKKVDTIKNIKENAHEILEKYLDDERKKTGINNLKIKYNRMMGYFLEVSLGNISAVPDYFIRQRSLSNADRFTTETLKQIEDNINNSEERLIEAEKEVFDEVCAEIGSHHCFLQKLAEEVAELDVNQSFAQAAVLHAWTRPELCSDSGILNITGGRHPVVENHLRAGDFVPNSIKLLSGENSNPEDRNIPSFAVITGPNMAGKSTFLRQTALICLLAQIGSFVPAEKAVLSPVDKIFCRVGATDNLARGESTFLVEMIETAYILNSATQNSLVIMDEVGRGTSMEDGLAIAQAVSEHLLDTIKAKTLFATHYHELTRLEHEKIINLKLDVLEAEGKIVFLKKVVPGAAGNSYGIHVAGLAGIPQSVLTRAENLLYMRSQFQKERIGQETGNSYSTARASEEKASSSPAAKGLSLFPEEELILNEILSTNPDETAPIKALQLIASWKNRLSGK; the protein is encoded by the coding sequence ATGATGAGGCAATACCTCAGCATTAAGGCAAAATACAAAGACGAGATACTTTTTTTTAGACTCGGCGATTTTTATGAGATGTTTTTTGATGAGGCCGTCGAAGTAAGCCGAATCTTAAACCTAACCCTCACAAAAAGAAACGATGTACCTATGTGCGGTATTCCATATCATGCCGCAAAAATCTACATAGCCCGCCTCCTGCGTGCAGGAAAAAAAATTGCTATATGCGAGCAAGTTACGGAACCCGTAGCAGGAGGCCTGACCGAGCGCAAGGTAGTTGAAGTAATTACCCCCGGTACCGTTGCCGAAGACGACTTTTTAGAGCAGGGAAGCAATAACTACCTTGCCGCAGTCTATTGCTCAAATAAAAAAACGGAAGGCAACAGCGGATTAGACTACTATGCAGGCCTTGCCTATATCGATGTTACCACAGGCAATTTTTTTGCTACCTCTTTCCCCAAAACAGACTTTAAAGAGCAGTTTTTAAAAGAAATAGGAAGAATTAACCCCAAGGAAATTTTAATTCAGCAGTCGATTCAAAGCGAATTCCCGGCTTTAAAGCAAATCCTTTCGGAATTTCCTTCGATGATGCAAAACTTTTACCCCGACTGGAGCTTTAACCCCGATCAAGCCGAAAAAAGACTTTGCTCAAGCTTCGGGACGGAAAACTTAAAGGGCTTTTTACTCAATACCGATTCGCCTGAAGTTCCGCCCGCCGGTCTTTTACTTCAATACTTGGAAGAGATTTCGGGAAGGGACATTTCCCATATTTCCGGCATCAAAATTTATGCCGAAAGCGACTTCGTTTCCTTGGACGATTCCACGAGGAAAAATTTAGAGCTTTTGACAAACTTGAGGGATAACAGTCCCTCGTACAGCCTTTTTGAATCCGTAAATTATACAAAAACGGCCATGGGCACCCGCCTTTTGAGGAGGAGGATAAGCTATCCGCTCCGTTCAAAGAAGGAAATAGATAAGAGGCTTGACAAGGTAAACAGTCTTTTTAAGGACGGAAAGGCATCGGCTATTATACGGGAGACTCTTTCTTCCATACTCGATATTGAACGACTTTCAGGCCGCATTGCAATGCAAAAGACTCACGGCAAGGATCTTCTTGCCCTAAAACAAAGTCTTAACTCCGTAATAAGAATGGGCAGCCTCATAGAAGAAAAGAAACTTAATTTTTTGCAACTCAGCGATGAAGAAAAAAAATTGCTGACCGAAATCCAAAACCTTTTGGAAAATTCGATAGACGATGATTGCACAATAGCCTTAAATGACGGAAAACTTATAAAAAAAGGCTTTTCAAAAAAGGTAGACACGATAAAAAATATAAAAGAAAATGCCCACGAGATTCTTGAAAAGTATTTGGACGATGAACGGAAAAAAACGGGTATCAATAACCTAAAAATAAAATATAACAGAATGATGGGCTATTTTTTGGAAGTGTCTTTAGGAAATATCTCGGCTGTTCCCGATTATTTTATCCGCCAACGATCCCTGTCAAATGCAGACCGTTTTACCACCGAAACCTTAAAACAAATTGAAGATAATATAAATAACTCGGAAGAAAGGCTGATTGAAGCCGAAAAAGAAGTTTTTGATGAGGTTTGTGCCGAAATAGGCTCCCATCACTGCTTTTTACAAAAACTTGCCGAAGAAGTTGCCGAGCTGGATGTAAACCAATCCTTTGCACAGGCCGCAGTTTTACACGCTTGGACAAGGCCCGAACTTTGCAGCGATTCCGGCATCTTAAATATAACAGGCGGCAGGCATCCCGTAGTCGAAAACCATCTTAGAGCCGGAGACTTTGTACCCAATTCCATTAAACTCTTATCCGGAGAAAATTCCAATCCTGAAGATAGAAACATTCCGTCCTTTGCCGTCATTACGGGACCCAATATGGCAGGAAAAAGCACCTTTTTGCGGCAGACAGCCTTAATCTGCCTATTGGCCCAGATAGGCTCCTTTGTTCCGGCCGAAAAGGCCGTTTTAAGCCCCGTAGATAAGATTTTTTGCAGAGTGGGAGCTACGGATAATCTTGCTAGAGGAGAATCAACCTTTTTAGTCGAGATGATAGAAACGGCCTACATCCTTAATTCGGCAACTCAAAACAGCCTTGTTATTATGGACGAGGTCGGCCGTGGAACTTCTATGGAGGACGGTCTTGCCATTGCTCAGGCCGTAAGCGAACATCTCCTTGACACCATAAAGGCAAAAACCCTCTTTGCAACCCACTACCATGAGCTTACCCGTTTAGAGCATGAAAAAATCATAAACCTAAAATTGGACGTGCTTGAAGCGGAAGGAAAGATAGTCTTTTTAAAAAAAGTCGTCCCCGGAGCTGCCGGAAACTCTTACGGAATCCACGTTGCAGGCCTTGCCGGTATCCCGCAAAGCGTTCTAACAAGGGCCGAAAACCTTTTATATATGCGAAGCCAATTTCAAAAAGAACGAATCGGCCAAGAAACAGGTAATTCCTACAGCACAGCCAGAGCCTCCGAGGAAAAAGCTTCTTCAAGTCCGGCTGCAAAAGGCCTATCCCTCTTCCCTGAAGAAGAGCTTATCTTAAACGAAATCCTTTCAACCAATCCCGACGAAACAGCCCCTATAAAAGCCCTCCAGCTAATCGCCTCATGGAAAAACAGGCTCTCAGGAAAATAG